The following coding sequences are from one Trichoplusia ni isolate ovarian cell line Hi5 chromosome 15, tn1, whole genome shotgun sequence window:
- the LOC113501130 gene encoding ribonucleases P/MRP protein subunit POP1, with translation METAEFDATLGGTEHLPYAANSFKFTASRSVEIAALSESILKPSKNKLVFQSLPVHMRRRVMSHNSKRLPRRLRKAHLEQLKKSGQPPPQKRPSRKHRRRPANLLDEYNRRQNRNVWLETHIWHAKRFHMTERWGYRLPYAPCDKAFRACYRGSSAHCLMQDISYYVPIQVKGPLDEIREMFAKITSSLCGLSICAKAYVSGCRQGNIHLYGVNTYPYNYIGKVQFLWVSSNNDDKTLLLFVHPSQVKEVESILLDIMPDQDILREETFKKRRKVSNIDIKIMPSSFNRFRLTGPNSHAILVQSLKCINNKSLKNDKWISIHEPQYLQEKEEYWNSIMNAGSPSQLPPNIVVGLVVKDPRLSRPSYRTKAKLNSDSTITVDTLLTVPSFLSISPLWDVKIHEAIKEERMSNGQFIKHVTETQLVPGVVNEDDPAWHSIPIVLIQRPGSQKSEYKKIGYGSGWDVIVPSGYALPFWLTFIMFGARSGGLRESESVAFETGECYLPPDSNAGKGNEKRIEQELRDKYFRLPPSKRVNYIKLGINSPFNCPWNILLSDWSNQQINEYYILRNRVLLNDIQDCITKKTSLPNIENATSCLVPVYIKLVEKGSLKNHAQICLPESSDLSNIKTLFEPHHNDSNEKIRKLNRTAHIEKLKKLRKRNMRLKKKKLQPVQKKARKDIRRQPSEYVLKTRELWLPSKIETVRHNNSRQVMGYISQGAFSFTEACSCGIGYIAYNALNTLLDSKHNQVLVRNTTSRKYRLANILITQNA, from the exons ATGGAGACGGCTGAGTTTGATGCCACTTTAGGTGGAACTGAACATCTACCATATGCggcaaatagttttaaatttacagCATCTAGAAGTGTAGAAATAGCTGCATTATCTGAAAGCATTTTAAAACCTAGTAAAAATAAGTTGGTGTTCCAATCATTACCGGTGCATATGCGACGCCGGGTAATGAGCCACAACAGTAAGAGACTACCTCGTAGGCTACGAAAAGCGCACTTGGAACAGTTAAAAAAGAGTGGTCAACCTCCGCCACAGAAGCGTCCATCTAGGAAACACAGACGACGTCCAGCCAATCTGTTGGATGAATACAATAGACGGCAAAATAGAAATGTTTGGTTAGAAACTCACATATGGCATGCAAAGAGGTTTCACATGACAGAACGTTGGGGTTATCGCCTTCCATACGCCCCATGCGATAAGGCTTTCAGAGCCTGCTATAGAGGTAGCTCTGCACACTGTCTAATGCAAGATATATCTTACTATGTACCAATTCAAGTAAAAGGACCATTAGATGAAATCCGAGAAATGTTTGCAAAGATTACTAGCAGTCTATGTGGCCTGAGTATCTGTGCCAAGGCATATGTTAGTGGGTGCAGGCAAGGAAACATCCATCTCTATGGTGTTAATACTTATCCATACAATTACATAGGAAAAGTGCAATTTTTATGGGTTTCAAGTAACAATGATGATAAAACTCTGTTGCTCTTTGTGCATCCATCTCAAGTGAAAGAAGTAGAATCAATATTGTTAGATATAATGCCAGATCAAGACATTCTGAGAgaagaaacttttaaaaagagaagaAAAGTATCCAacattgacataaaaataatgccTTCCAGTTTTAACAGGTTTCGTTTAACAGGACCCAATAGTCATGCAATATTGGTACAAAGCTTGAAATGCATAAATAATAAGAGTCTGAAAAACGATAAATGGATCTCAATTCATGAACCCCAGTACTTACAAGAAAAGGAAGAGTATTGGAATTCTATTATGAATGCTGGCTCACCTTCACAGTTACCGCCTAATATTGTTGTTGGTTTAGTTGTAAAAGATCCTCGTTTGAGCCGACCTTCATACCGCACTAAAGCTAAGCTAAACTCTGACTCAACTATCACTGTAGACACATTACTCACAGTGCCATCTTTTCTGTCAATCTCTCCACTGTGGGATGTCAAAATACATGAAGctataaaagaagaaagaatGAGCAACGGACAGTTTATAAAGCATGTGACTGAAACTCAATTGGTTCCTGGTGTGGTAAATGAAGATGACCCAGCTTGGCATAGCATCCCTATTGTTCTGATACAGAGGCCTGGTTCACAGAaatcagaatataaaaaaattg gATATGGCAGCGGGTGGGATGTGATAGTACCATCTGGTTATGCACTACCCTTTTGGTTGACATTCATAATGTTTGGAGCAAGGTCTGGAGGCTTACGAGAATCTGAAAGCGTAGCATTCGAAACTGGGGAATGTTATCTACCTCCAGACTCAAATGCAGGAAAAGGCAATGAGAAGAGAATTGAACAGGAATTAAGGGACAAGTACTTTAGATTACCACCAAGCAAAAGAgtcaattatataaaattaggCATTAATAGCCCTTTTAATTGCCCTTGGAATATTTTGCTTAGTGATTGGAGTAATCAACAAATAAATGAGTACTACATATTACGAAATAGAGTTTTACTCAATGATATACAG GactgtataacaaaaaaaacaagtttaccAAATATAGAGAATGCAACATCGTGTTTAGTACCTGTTTACATAAAATTGGTTGAAAAAGGCAGCTTGAAAAATCATGCACAAATATGTTTACCTGAGTCAAGTGATCTGagtaacataaaaacattatttgaacCTCACCACAATGACTCCAATGAAAAGATTAGAAAATTAAACCGCACTGCACAcattgaaaagttaaaaaagctGCGTAAACGTAATATGagactaaaaaagaaaaagttgcAG CCTGTCCAGAAAAAGGCCCGAAAAGACATTCGACGACAGCCATCAGAGTATGTCTTAAAAACAAGAGAATTGTGGCTTCCTTCTAAAATAGAAACAGTGCGCCACAACAATTCTAGACAAGTCATGGGTTATATTTCACAAGGAGCTTTCAGTTTTACGGAAGCTTGCAGTTGCGGAATAGGCTACATAGCTTATAACGCCTTAAATACGTTGCTAGATAGCAAACACAACCAAGTCCTTGTAAGAAATACTACCTCACGAAAATATAGACTTGCCAATATACTTATCACACAAAACGcttaa
- the LOC113501132 gene encoding uncharacterized protein LOC113501132, which yields MSSDKHCCVPGCKESRGMRQVLHRFPNPESDRERFNTWLYAIGSGIMGLENDHIFKYRRVCRTHFEDKYLCRNNKISIIAVPTLNMPASLSLKRLTSVERKPLQQILELPSSSSSSSRQTNCARSVCVPASEGNRARPDVSLTPREGGKRGDVLRSNDLCVAVRFDPYLGITEEQSQLIQKKIMEEYDATVFLDDPNVRTPAFRGKTSLSDGVIKMWCEDEFALDWLRRTIKKIDSPLPGTKLVVCRQKETPQRIKGTVYIPDFTDGDVDRLRIRLHKTNADTYNINSWCLYSAQRTPGSDGVRLLLGIPIQEAEALKQKERRLRYKLGSVYVMFADDIETEDNSCGMATINAPNDEPQPAISWSMYGSGDVSRPPAPGIHPGGR from the exons ATGTCTTCGGACAAGCATTGCTGTGTCCCAGGGTGCAAGGAGAGTAGAG gTATGCGTCAAGTGCTTCATAGGTTCCCGAACCCTGAAAGCGATAGAGAACGCTTCAATACATGGCTCTATGCAATTGGTAGTGGTATAATGGGCTTGGAAAACGATCATATATTTAAGTACCGCCGTGTGTGTCGCACACACTTCGAAGATAAATATCTATGCCGTAACAACAAAATCAGCATCATTGCTGTGCCAACATTGAATATGCCAG CATCATTGTCTCTGAAGAGATTAACTTCTGTTGAAAGGAAGCCTTTACAACAAATTCTGGAGctgccatcatcatcatcatcatcatcacgccaaaccaacTGTGCACGCAGTGTGTGCGTACCAGCAAGCGAGGGAAACAGGGCTCGGCCCGACGTTTCCTTGACACCTCGGGAGGGAGGTAAGCGCGGCGACGTGTTGAGGTCCAACGACTTATGCGTGGCTGTGCGATTTGACCCCTACCTCGGAATCACTGAGGAGCAGTCACAGCTCATCCAGAAGAAGATTATGGAAGAATACGACGCCACTGTCTTCTTAGACGATCCAAATGTGCGGACACCGGCATTCAGAGGCAAGACCTCTCTCAGCGACGGCGTCATAAAGATGTGGTGCGAGGATGAGTTCGCCCTGGACTGGCTGCGCCGCACGATCAAGAAGATCGACTCGCCGCTGCCAGGTACTAAACTGGTTGTATGTCGGCAGAAGGAGACCCCACAACGTATCAAGGGGACAGTCTACATTCCCGACTTCACCGACGGCGACGTAGACCGTCTCCGCATCCGTCTGCACAAAACGAACGCGGACACCTATAATATCAATAGCTGGTGCCTGTATAGTGCACAGCGTACGCCCGGAAGCGATGGGGTTAGACTATTGCTAGGTATACCCATACAAGAAGCCGAGGCCCTAAAGCAGAAGGAGCGGCGCCTGCGTTACAAGCTGGGGTCTGTGTACGTGATGTTCGCGGACGACATCGAAACGGAGGACAACAGCTGCGGAATGGCTACTATCAATGCTCCCAACGATGAGCCTCAACCTGCGATATCCTGGTCCATGTATGGATCAGGAGACGTCAGCAGACCCCCTGCCCCGGGAATCCACCCTGGAGGCCGTTGA